The genome window TAAAAAATCCTCCTAGAAGTATGAATCCGCGCTGAAAGAAAATATAAGTAACTATAAAGGATATCTTTATTGCGAGATAGACCGGCGTGCTAAAGATCATTCGGTGATCTTCGAATCTGAAATATTCTGCGGCTCCTTCGAAGAATCCGATTAAAAAATAGATTATTCCTATAATCCAAGAGATGTTGAGTTGTTTAATAAAAAAGTCAGGCGAAGCAGTTAGGTCTATATCAAGGAAGAGATATTTTTTGAACGATCTTATCGTTGAATGAATGATTGTATCGTCGTTCACCTCGATGGCACTTAAATCATAATCGAGCGCAGCAAGAATTGTCTTTATAGTATAGCTTCTCGGTGTTACTTCTCCGGTTTCAATCCTTTGAAGTGTTCTAACGCTGATATTACATTTTTCCACAAGCTCTTCTTGTGTTAAGCTTTTTGCTTTTCTCAGCTCGGATATTTTTCTTCCTAAATCTGGTTGTTTCATGAGATTGGTCTCCTTTTTTGTTTTTGACAATTTACTCATTGAATGAGTGATTGTCCAAGACATTGGAAGGGATTTTACCCGTCATTTACCCGTCACTTCATTAATTATCAATTTATCAATGATTTTTCACAAGAGTAATGCTCTTGGCAATTAGAAATGTATTTAAATGTTCAGCCATTTAGTACCCAACCAAGAATTTTTTTATTATATTTTTACGCGATTCCATACGCCACAAAGCATGGCGGACAAGTGAACATTGAACAGTGGAGTTATAAAGTGAGTGAGCAGTTGAACCAAATAGCAGATGAACAGAGATTTACTTTGAGAAGCGTCTGTTCCGATTTGTGCCTAAAGGTAATTAATGTACAAACTCAAGTACTTCAAGAGGAGGGATAACAATCTCTAACAATTCTTGTTCAAGATCGAGCAATTCATTCCGCATTGTCTCACGGTAGCGCTCTGTCTCTTCAATGAACTTAGGAATAAGGGATTTATAATGAGCAATGCCTTCCTGAAGGTTGGCCCGATAGGTACTAAAATACTTAAGTTCCTTTGCATTCCAATTATCAAGCCGCTTCTGAATTTCACTTTTCATATAATCGATATATAACTGGAGTTCGTTAATGAACAAATTTGGTCGATTGGGATCGGTCATAAGTTGTATGCGACCGTAGATATGTCCCACCATTTCTTCTAACGTTGCGATCTTCGAAAAATAGGCAAGATTTGGTCCAGGACATACGGCAACAGCGCGGCCCTTCATCGATCCATTTGAACTGCTGTTAATGAAACCAGACGCGGCAAG of Ignavibacteriales bacterium contains these proteins:
- a CDS encoding helix-turn-helix transcriptional regulator; amino-acid sequence: MKQPDLGRKISELRKAKSLTQEELVEKCNISVRTLQRIETGEVTPRSYTIKTILAALDYDLSAIEVNDDTIIHSTIRSFKKYLFLDIDLTASPDFFIKQLNISWIIGIIYFLIGFFEGAAEYFRFEDHRMIFSTPVYLAIKISFIVTYIFFQRGFILLGGFFKNYLLRITSFILIFGNILIIGYDVASIFYDSIERQYILGSEAVVFGCIGIIYGISLRRLRKSIGAVATYAGVFEIIAGCFFLTVILSFMGFIMLVPAELFEIIILYKSMDLIKSKQEESSFT